A stretch of the Opisthocomus hoazin isolate bOpiHoa1 chromosome 2, bOpiHoa1.hap1, whole genome shotgun sequence genome encodes the following:
- the PAPOLG gene encoding poly(A) polymerase gamma: MKETCGTSRLQNQPQRHYGITSPISLAPPKDVDCIHTQKLVEAMKPFGVFEDEEELNHRLVVLGKLNNLVKEWISELGESKNLPPSAVANVGGKIFTFGSYRLGVHTKGADIDAVCVAPRHVERSDFFQSFFEKLKHQEKIKNLRAVEDAYVPVVKFEFDGIEIDLVFARLSMQTVSDNLDLRDDSCLRSLDIRCIRSLNGCRVTDEILHLVPNKENFRLTLRAIKLWAKRRGIYSNMLGFLGGVSWAMLVARTCQLYPNALASTLVNKFFLVFSKWEWPNPVLLKQPEESNLNLPVWDPRVNPADRYHVMPIITPAYPQQNSTYNVSTSTRAVMVEEFKHGLAVTNEILQGKSDWSKLFEPLNFFQKYKHYIVLTASASTEEHHLEWIGLVESKIRVLVGNLERNEFITIAHVKPQSFPGNQELCKQSGYVSMWFLGIVFRKVENAESVNIDLTYVIQSFTDTVYRQANNLNMLKEGMKIEAAHVKRKHLHYFLPAETLQKRKKQSMPDISRNSSGFQCKRTSSDGSCLDNSRDRDSRTPYNLSSLNKISKLDTSAAEIERNTLYQRSNGTNNREKIPHVTVPSASKGFSIPVIDSKMEAAVALRTSGPPIGCTIPGHNETSQFRAHFIQGQHELSRTPITDLRNAAPKRPYSLTSKGPHSPTSEECPKKAIDREKLTGQDSAFKDGGNLEDVRRRSTENGVLGGKSMLIPIINTSRSQRLSSKELPDSSSPVPTNSIRIIKRSIKLTLNG, translated from the exons ATGAAGGAGACGTGCGG TACTTCTAGGCTGCAGAACCAGCCTCAAAGGCACTATGGAATTACCTCTCCGATTAGCTTGGCTCCTCCTAAGGATGTAGATTGCATTCATACTCAGAAGCTAGTTGAAGCAATGAAGCCATTTGGGGTgtttgaagatgaggaagaactgaaTCATAG GCTGGTTGTTCTTGGTAAATTGAATAACTTGGTTAAAGAATGGATTTCAGAACTTGGTGAGAGCaag AATCTTCCCCCTTCAGCAGTAGCAAATGTTGGTggcaaaatatttacttttggTTCTTACAGGCTTGGAGTACACACTAAAG GTGCTGATATAGATGCTGTTTGTGTTGCTCCTAGACATGTGGAAAGATCGGATTTTTTTCAGTCGTTCTTTGAAAAACTAAAAcatcaggagaaaataaaaaatctgagA GCAGTTGAAGATGCGTATGTACCAGTTGTCAAGTTTGAGTTTGATGGCATTGAG ATTGATCTTGTGTTTGCAAGACTGTCTATGCAAACTGTTTCTGATAATCTTGATCTCAGAGATGACTCGTGTCTGAGAAGCCTGGATATAAGATGTATACGGAGCTTAAATG GCTGCAGAGTTACTGATGAAATACTACATCTAGTGCCAAATAAAGAGAACTTCCGGCTCACACTCCGTGCAATTAAACTGTGGGCAAAAC GACGTGGCATTTACTCCAACATGCTGGGATTTCTTGGTGGGGTTTCCTGGGCAATGCTAGTAGCAAGAACATGTCAACTCTATCCAAATGCTTTGGCTTCTACTCTTGTCAACAAGTTCTTCTTGGTATTTTCAAAATG GGAATGGCCAAATCCTGTATTGCTGAAACAACCCGAAGAGAGCAATCTTAATTTACCAGTATGGGACCCTAGG GTGAACCCAGCAGACCGATATCATGTAATGCCTATCATCACCCCAGCCTATCCACAGCAAAACTCTACATACAATGTATCTACATCAACGCGAGCAGTAATGGTAGAGGAGTTCAAACATG GTCTTGCAGTTACAAATGAGATTCTTCAAGGCAAATCAGACTGGTCAAAGCTCTTTGAACCACTGAACTTCTTTCAGAAGTACAA acATTATATTGTGCTGACTGCTAGTGCCTCTACTGAAGAGCATCACTTAGAGTG GATTGGCCTTGTCGAGTCTAAAATTCGTGTGCTGGTTGGAAATTTGGAGAGGAATGAATTTATAACGATTGCACATGTAAAGCCCCAGTCTTTCCCTGGCAACCAAGAACTCTGTAAACA GAGTGGATATGTGTCAATGTGGTTTCTTGGAATCGTTTTTAGGAAAGTGGAAAATGCAGAAAGTGTTAATATTGATTTGACGTATGTTATACAGTCATTCACAGATACAG TTTACAGGCAGGCTAACAACCTCAACATGCTGAAGGAAGGTATGAAGATTGAGGCAGCTCATGTGAAGAGAAAGCATCTTCACTATTTTTTGCCTGCAGAAAccttacagaaaagaaagaag CAAAGCATGCCAGATATTAGTCGAAATTCTAGTGGGTTTCAGTGCAAAAGGACTTCTTCGGATGGAAGCTGTTTGGACAATTCCAGAGACAGGGACTCCAGAACACCATATAATTTGTCTTCATTAAATAAGATATCTAAATTGGACACCTCTGCAGCAGAGATAGAAAG AAATACTCTGTACCAGAGATCTAATGGCACTAACAATAGAGAGAAGATACCTCATGTAACTGTGCCATCAGCATCTAAGGGATTCTCAATTCCTGTTATTGATTCAA AAATGGAAGCTGCAGTTGCATTAAGAACATCAGGACCTCCAATTGGTTGCACCATTCCAGGACACAACGAAACTTCTCAATTCAGAGCACATTTTATCCAAGGACAGCATGAATTAAGTAGGACTCCCATTACAGATCTGAGGAATGCTGCACCTAAACGACCTTATTCACTGACCTCTAAAGGACCTCATTCACCTACGTCAGAAGAATGCCCCAAAAAAGCAATAGATAGAGAAAAG TTAACTGGCCAGGATTCAGCATTCAAAGATGGTGGCAATCTAGAAGATGTCAGGAGAAGATCTAcggaaaat GGTGTCCTTGGAGGAAAATCCATGCTGATTCCAATTATCAACACATCAAGATCACAG AGGCTTTCCAGTAAAGAACTACCTGATTCTTCATCTCCTGTTCCAACAAATAGTATTCGTATTATTAAAAGATCCATCAAACTTACCCTTAATGGGTAG